The genome window TTCACTCATGTTCATCCCCGGCATTGCTATGTTTGGAGCTTTTAATATTTTCCCGCCCCGGCGGAAAGTCTATAAGAGTGACAACGTTCACCAGTTGGGTGGTTTCATGAGACTTGTAACAAAGAACGAGGCCGTCAAGCGGGCACTCATGGAGGAACTCCGAAGGGAAGGGATAAAGTTCGAGATGCACTCCAGAGAGGGTTATGAAGCCTTCGTTGGCTACCTAATCGAGGGGACTCTTAAGGAAATAGAGGAAAAGATTGAGAACCTTGAAGGGGCTGACATCGAGGCAATCAATGAGGGTTTTCTGTCATTTAAGGAGAGTCTCAATCATCTCCTTGAGCATCTAAAGGCGGGGGAGAAGGCGGACGAGCTACTCAAAGAGGGTCTCTGGGTGGCGGAACTCCTCGACCAGCTCTACCGCAACGGTGCCGTAGAGTACGATGGTGTGAACGTCAAGCTCAAGGAAGGCATCAACGTTGAAGAACTTAAATTTGAGTTCAAGTTTCCGTTTAACCTCGTCCACAATCCAGAAGCAGTTGAAAAACATGTTAAACAGTTTGCCTTCGTGGATTTGGTCATAGAGCACGAGTTTGAAATACCCGAACTGAGAATAGCGAAGATAAACGCCCTCGGAAAGATAGCGAGCAAATACTTCCCCGAGGACTACCTCCTGAAGGTTTATTTCGCGCTCATAGGCAGGGCAATACTAGCAGAGGAGATTCTCAAGGCCCTCGGAGACAAGAAAATCCCTGAGGAGGAGTTCGTCAGGGGATTCCTGAGGGCCTCCCCGATAGCGGTACCAACGCCGAAGGGAACCCTCGTGATAAACTACTCCCGGGATTCCTTCGAGGAGACGCTCAAGCTCCTCAAGAGGCTCGGTTACGTCGAGATAAAAGGCGGAAAGGTAAAGAAACTCAGGGATTTGGAATGAGGTATTTGATTTTTGCCCTCCCGTTTTTTTCCAACCATTCAAGGAGCATTCTGGCAAACTCGAACTTCTTCCGCTTGCTCTCCCAGACAGGCGAGTGGTTCCTTAGATAAGGCTTGCTCCACCTTCCCACTATATTGCCGAAGTCAAAGCCAACGAGGACCACTTCCTTGGCTCCAAGCTCATCAGCTAAAAAAACGGCCCTGTCGCCGTCAGTGAAGCCACCGAAATTATAAACTATGTCAAGGGGCTCGGTCTGGCAGGTCCCCAGAATCCTTGAGAAGAGCGGGATGTAAGCCGTCAGCTTGTCCATATTGTCGCCGTGGGCGTGGACAACAAGGAAGGAACCTCTGTCGTTCGCTATCTTGATATCGGGAATCCTTCCGTCGAGGTCGGTAACTATCACATCGGGCAAAAGGCCGGCATCGAGCAGGGCCGAAGTCGCGCCATCGGCTGAAATCAACGTCCCATCTGAAAAGTCGAACTCCTGTAAGGCCCTCTCAAGGCTCGGACCGGCGCCGAAGACGTAGGCTTTTCTTTCGATTACTGCCTCAAGCTCCTCCCGGAGGATATAATCATCGCCCTCGAGGAGGAGCGCTCTCAACAGCTCGGCAGATTTTCTGTCTTCTTCAATTGGATACCCCATTTCCCTAACGATTTGGAGGTAGAAGGGTTTCCAACGTTCCCATTTCATCATTCTCCCCTCAGCTTTTTATCGATTTTCAGCATCTCCCTCCATTGCCTTCCCGGCCAGTAGATTTGACTGCATTTCTGACAGACGTAGAACTCGTCGTAGCTCTCGTAAACCTTGGGAGGGACTTTCCCTTTAACCTCGTTTTTGGAGACGGGTTTTATCGGGCCGTTGCACTTGGGACAGCGAGCTTTAGAAGGAAAGAGCTCCCCAAACTCAACTCCAAGCTCCTTGAGCTCTTTAACCTGCCCTCCGAGCGAATTGGAGCGGAGGAGAAAAACCCTGGCACCGAGTCTCTCGGCTCTTCTGGCGAGGGCCACATCTTTTGTTAGGATTACCCTTTCCTCCCTAAGCGCAACGCGGATTATCTCATCGTCATCTCTGATTCCGTAGAGGGTATCGTAACCGTAAAGCCTGAGCCATCTCGCTAACCTTCCAAGCATCATGTCCGCTATGAACTTCATCGACCAGATTTCGGGGAGAACCCTTATAAAGACAGCCACTATTTTACGGCCATAAAACAGGTGGTGGCGATGCTCGTCTACTTCATCGGCACCGGCGGGAGTGAGGGTATTCCGGCTCACCTCTGCACCTGCTCGACCTGCAACGAGGCCAGAAAGTTCGGCTTCGCCCAGAGGAAACCATCAACCCTCGCCGTAATCACCGAAAACAAGAGAGCGGTTCTCTTTGACGTTGGAACCGACATAAGGGACCTCCTCAACGTCCCGTTGGAGGCCATCTTCCTGACCCACTGGCACCACGACCATATCTACGGCCTCTACAAGCTCCGCTGGATGGCGAGGAAAACGGAGCTCTACGCGCCGGAGGGACAGGCCGACGCACTAATCCTCAACGACCCCAAGAACCTGAGGCCAAAAATCCTGAAGCCTTTTGAAAGTGTTGAACTTGACACCCTTAGGATTACAGCTTTAAGGCTCAACCACGGGATTGAGACCCTCGGCTACCTCATTGAAGAGGACGGCAAAAGTGTCGCGTTGCTCTACGATACAAAGGGCCTCCCAAGGGAAACGCGGGAGTTTCTGGAAGAGAGGGCACCGCTGAGGCTCGCGATAGTGGATGCAACTTACCCCCCAGGTTTCAGCGACCCGTATCATAACAACGTTGATGAAGCCGCTGAGATTGGGCTTTCCCTGGCTGAGAGAACCGTTTTAAGCCACATCTCCCACAAGAACCTGCCGTTCCTCGAGCTTGTCGAGTACGTGAGGAAGAGGTGGGGAAACAGGGTTCTGGTCACTTACGATGGGATGCTCTTCTACGTTTAAGGTTTACGTTGCCCAAGGCGGTCTAGGTTCTCCTCAAGTTTCTTCAGCTTTCCCTTAAACCTTCTCAGCTGGTCGTTGGCTATCTTCACGATTCGTTCAATGTACTCCTCGCTAACCCAGAGCTCGCCGTTCTCACCCAGGGGAACGTCCATTCTCTCGGTGGAGCGTATCTCGACGAGTAACTTTTTGTGGCTCACGCTCTTTATGTTGCTGTATTTAAAGCCGAGGCCAATTGCGAGGTTGAGCAACCTGACGGCGTCCTCCATTGTTCTGGCTGAAACGTGCAGGATTGGGCTCCTCACCAGAAACCAGAGCTGGCCCGATTTGTGTTTCCTAACCGCCACAAGGACTTCCTCCACGGAAACCTCGCGATGCCACTTGCCGAGCCAGACCGAGTTGAGCTTATCTCCAAAGTGGGGCATCTCCATGATGGAAATCCTGCCAGAGCAAGAACTCGTTGTGAAGTAGCTTTCCAGCGCGTTCAGTTTCTCGAGCAGGGGGATTATATCATGGTCCACCTTGTCT of Thermococcus sp. contains these proteins:
- a CDS encoding 6-hydroxymethylpterin diphosphokinase MptE-like protein → MKWERWKPFYLQIVREMGYPIEEDRKSAELLRALLLEGDDYILREELEAVIERKAYVFGAGPSLERALQEFDFSDGTLISADGATSALLDAGLLPDVIVTDLDGRIPDIKIANDRGSFLVVHAHGDNMDKLTAYIPLFSRILGTCQTEPLDIVYNFGGFTDGDRAVFLADELGAKEVVLVGFDFGNIVGRWSKPYLRNHSPVWESKRKKFEFARMLLEWLEKNGRAKIKYLIPNP
- a CDS encoding Mut7-C RNAse domain-containing protein; the protein is MKFIADMMLGRLARWLRLYGYDTLYGIRDDDEIIRVALREERVILTKDVALARRAERLGARVFLLRSNSLGGQVKELKELGVEFGELFPSKARCPKCNGPIKPVSKNEVKGKVPPKVYESYDEFYVCQKCSQIYWPGRQWREMLKIDKKLRGE
- a CDS encoding MBL fold metallo-hydrolase: MLVYFIGTGGSEGIPAHLCTCSTCNEARKFGFAQRKPSTLAVITENKRAVLFDVGTDIRDLLNVPLEAIFLTHWHHDHIYGLYKLRWMARKTELYAPEGQADALILNDPKNLRPKILKPFESVELDTLRITALRLNHGIETLGYLIEEDGKSVALLYDTKGLPRETREFLEERAPLRLAIVDATYPPGFSDPYHNNVDEAAEIGLSLAERTVLSHISHKNLPFLELVEYVRKRWGNRVLVTYDGMLFYV